CGAAGATGCTCTGCTCTGCAGGAGAGGTGCGCCCATCAATATGGGCTATTTGCGAAAATACGGGTAAATAATAACCAGTCACCCTCTCTGAAGTGAGAACGGCAGAAAAACAGCAAGGGAATCGTGATAACCCTCGTAACAATGCTCATTTTGCAAGAGGCTCATATTATAGTAGATATCTTTATTCCTCGGATGGTGTAGGCAATCCTCACCCCGATGTTGTCGATATTATTAGTTAAAGCGATAATAAATATATGTAAAAAATGAAGTATCGTATTCACCCGTATCGTATTTGATAAGATCTCTTTATTCCTTTTTTGCTTTTACCGTATTCCAGTAGATGCCTATGATTAAAACAATAATTGATAATAGAACCAAAGGAATGATGAACCGGTGTAAGTACATATAGACATGGTGCCATTTCTCTCCCAGGAAATAACCAAGACTCACCAGAGTAATCGTCCATAATAAACCACCTGTGTAGGCAAACAGTGCGAAGGTACGGTAGGGCATAAGGGAAGTGCCGGCAATAATTGCCGTCAAGTGCCGTACCCCGGGAATAAAGTAGCCGATGAATAAGGCGAATCTTCCATATCGGTTATAAAGAATTTCTGCATCGTGAATGTCGTCAGGATTTACGTGCATCTTCGCTGCACATTTTTTTATGAGCGGGTTGCCCAATGTCCTGCCAAGAACATACCCAATCGTAATGCCGCATGA
The nucleotide sequence above comes from Deltaproteobacteria bacterium. Encoded proteins:
- a CDS encoding DedA family protein, coding for MHSLLLSITKYSYFEIFIALGLGIVGLPVPDETLMAYAGFLVFQGKLNYLYTILVAFMGTSCGITIGYVLGRTLGNPLIKKCAAKMHVNPDDIHDAEILYNRYGRFALFIGYFIPGVRHLTAIIAGTSLMPYRTFALFAYTGGLLWTITLVSLGYFLGEKWHHVYMYLHRFIIPLVLLSIIVLIIGIYWNTVKAKKE